From Ailuropoda melanoleuca isolate Jingjing chromosome 8, ASM200744v2, whole genome shotgun sequence, a single genomic window includes:
- the LEMD1 gene encoding LEM domain-containing protein 1: MVDVKCLSDYELQYELTKLGFSPGPILPSTRKVYEKKLVQLLISPPCASPGMNGPEELDRAQDDDDSEETQDFHH; encoded by the exons ATGGTGGATGTGAAGTGTCTGAGTGACTATGAATTACAGTATGAACTTACTAAGCTTGGATTTTCACCTGGACCCATACTAC CTTCCACCAGAAAAGTGTACGAAAAAAAGTTAGTGCAACTGTTGATCTCACCTCCCTGTGCATCACCTGGGATGAATGGACCTGAGGAGCTGGACAGAGCTCAGGATGATGACGACAGTGAAG AGACCCAAGACTTCCATCACTAA